In Rhodothermales bacterium, the following proteins share a genomic window:
- a CDS encoding MarR family transcriptional regulator: MSTALQREIRQSKPFASPEAEAALNVARTAAILDAEIADALKPHGLTPTQYNVLRILRGAGDSGLCRYEVGDRLVTPVPDVTRLLDRLEAGGLVDRARDSEDRRQVRARITPQGLDLLGELDGVLEALHRRQLGHLGADRLRVLIDVLADARQRE; this comes from the coding sequence ATGAGCACAGCCCTCCAACGCGAGATCCGCCAGTCGAAGCCGTTCGCGAGCCCTGAGGCCGAGGCCGCCCTCAACGTCGCCCGTACGGCGGCCATCCTCGACGCTGAGATCGCCGACGCCCTCAAGCCGCACGGGCTCACGCCGACGCAGTACAACGTCCTCCGCATCCTCCGCGGGGCTGGCGACTCCGGCCTCTGCCGCTACGAGGTGGGCGACCGCCTCGTGACCCCGGTCCCCGACGTGACGCGGCTCCTCGACCGTCTCGAAGCGGGCGGACTCGTCGACCGCGCGCGGGACTCCGAGGACCGGCGGCAGGTGAGGGCGCGGATCACGCCGCAGGGGCTCGACCTCCTCGGCGAGCTCGACGGGGTGCTCGAAGCGCTGCACCGCCGCCAGCTCGGCCACCTCGGTGCAGACCGCCTCCGCGTCCTCATCGACGTCCTCGCTGATGCTCGCCAGAGGGAGTGA
- a CDS encoding helix-turn-helix transcriptional regulator, protein METDGYIHFAGDWSEAEREVVERALTEFEREVGDAEPSDGPRPLVCLKVQAGGGPPAFAAYRLGRDDMLAAPTAKELAAKIYRLIVFGTSEGINEEEWRGGIPRARLRDVFDYVRAHLSEPIKVAHIAQRAHLSEAHFAREFKRTLGETPLEYVTRCRVEQAQRLLRHSELHVGEIARRVGLRNASHFAKTFRERVGMTPSQYRRGVIASHVTD, encoded by the coding sequence ATGGAAACCGATGGCTACATCCACTTCGCCGGTGACTGGTCCGAAGCGGAGCGGGAGGTTGTGGAGCGCGCTCTCACCGAATTCGAACGGGAAGTCGGCGACGCGGAACCCTCCGACGGGCCTCGACCTCTGGTCTGCTTGAAGGTCCAGGCTGGGGGCGGGCCACCTGCCTTTGCAGCCTATCGTCTCGGCCGCGACGACATGCTCGCTGCCCCGACGGCGAAGGAGCTAGCCGCGAAGATCTACAGGCTCATCGTATTCGGAACCAGCGAGGGGATAAACGAGGAGGAGTGGCGCGGCGGCATCCCTCGCGCCCGGCTGCGTGACGTATTCGACTACGTCCGCGCTCATCTCAGCGAGCCCATCAAAGTGGCCCACATCGCACAGCGAGCTCACCTCAGTGAGGCGCACTTCGCGCGAGAATTCAAGCGGACGCTCGGAGAAACGCCGCTGGAGTACGTCACGCGGTGCCGCGTCGAGCAAGCTCAGCGGCTTCTGAGGCACAGTGAGCTCCATGTGGGCGAGATCGCCCGCCGCGTTGGTCTCCGCAACGCGAGCCACTTCGCCAAGACGTTCCGTGAGCGTGTGGGAATGACCCCAAGCCAATACCGCCGCGGCGTGATAGCTAGCCACGTCACGGATTAG
- a CDS encoding DUF932 domain-containing protein, with protein MHDIFGNRFYSRQKAAWHRLGETFDLDDEVSVVDAVGKTAVGIEIDAAPLKYVYEGEAYQTDQSAIIRKPTPDDPEPRVFGIASENWTVAQYLDYATALDPLSETFPVETCGVLKGGETLFLALRGDAFAVQSVDEIENYFVCVLSQVPGKGHRVLFTPRRVVCQNTLSLGIRQATINLRIPHTGDPTGTVAFAAQLVTEMTRATEKVQAYFEAMAKTPVGEEGLDRILKEAFPDPAMPTKVRLFQSLTPQQLGVMKNSTTGSRRLNQAIMDAEAAMESWMTSTDRVRQIRDGARVLYSKFNDEHPQFARTVWAAYNAATETSDWREGRGDVDHSVVFGPRSQEKVRAFRAAIELAVGLSMN; from the coding sequence ATGCACGACATCTTTGGAAACCGCTTCTACAGCCGCCAGAAGGCAGCATGGCATCGCCTCGGCGAGACGTTCGACCTCGACGACGAGGTGTCCGTCGTCGACGCCGTGGGCAAGACCGCCGTCGGCATCGAGATCGACGCCGCGCCGCTGAAGTACGTCTACGAGGGGGAGGCTTATCAAACCGACCAGAGCGCCATCATTCGCAAGCCGACGCCTGACGACCCCGAGCCGCGCGTGTTCGGTATCGCGTCCGAGAACTGGACCGTCGCGCAGTACCTCGACTACGCGACGGCGCTCGACCCGCTCTCCGAGACGTTCCCCGTCGAGACCTGCGGCGTGCTCAAGGGCGGCGAGACCCTCTTCCTCGCGCTCCGCGGCGACGCCTTCGCAGTCCAGAGCGTGGACGAGATCGAGAACTACTTCGTCTGCGTGCTGAGCCAGGTGCCGGGGAAAGGCCACCGCGTCCTCTTCACGCCCCGCCGCGTCGTCTGCCAGAACACCCTCTCGCTCGGCATCCGCCAGGCGACGATCAACCTCCGCATCCCGCACACGGGCGACCCGACGGGGACCGTGGCCTTCGCCGCACAGCTCGTGACCGAGATGACGCGAGCGACGGAAAAGGTGCAGGCCTACTTCGAGGCGATGGCGAAAACGCCCGTGGGCGAGGAGGGGCTGGATCGGATTCTGAAGGAGGCCTTCCCCGACCCCGCGATGCCGACGAAGGTCCGCCTCTTCCAGAGCCTCACGCCGCAGCAGCTCGGGGTCATGAAGAACAGCACGACGGGTAGCCGTCGTCTCAACCAGGCGATCATGGACGCCGAGGCCGCGATGGAGTCGTGGATGACCTCGACCGACCGCGTCCGGCAGATCCGCGACGGCGCGCGCGTGCTCTACTCGAAGTTCAACGACGAGCACCCGCAGTTCGCCCGGACCGTCTGGGCCGCCTACAACGCGGCGACGGAGACGAGCGACTGGCGCGAGGGCCGCGGCGACGTGGACCACTCCGTCGTCTTCGGCCCGAGGTCGCAGGAGAAGGTCCGCGCCTTTCGGGCGGCCATTGAGCTGGCGGTCGGCCTCAGCATGAACTGA